Below is a window of Trichosurus vulpecula isolate mTriVul1 chromosome 4, mTriVul1.pri, whole genome shotgun sequence DNA.
AATTTGATATATCAAAGAGGGACTTGAGATAAAGTTATTTGATGTTCCTAGTTTTTGCACAATAGATTATAAAccctgggtgggtggggggagaaataGGTGCTGcggaaaaaagatatttaaaaagaaaaaaaaaaaaagacttcctttCTCGTTCAGCTGGCCAAGATGCCAAAAGGGAAGAAGGCCAAGGGGAAGAAGGTGGCTCCGGCCCCTGCTGTAGTAAAGAAGCAGGAGGCCAAGAAAGTGGTCAATCCTTTGTTTGAGAAGCGGCCCAAGAACTTTGGCATTGGTCAGGACATCCAGCCCAAAAGGGACCTTACTCGTTTTGTCAAATGGCCTCGGTACATCAGACTGCAGCGTCAAAGGTCTATCCTTTATAAGCGTTTGAAAGTTCCACCGGCAATTAACCAGTTCACCCAGGCTTTGGATCGTCAGACAGCTACTCAGCTGCTGAAACTGGCTCATAAGTATAGACCTGAGACAAAGCAAGATAAGAAGCAAAGGCTTCTGGCTCGGGCTGAACAAAAGGCTGCAGGCAAAGGAGATGTCCCCACTAAGAGACCACCTGTCCTGAGAGCAGGTGTTAACACTGTTACTACCCTGGTAGAAAACAAGAAAGCACAGTTGGTAGTGATTGCACATGACGTGGACCCCATTGAGCTAGTGGTCTTCCTACCTGCCTTGTGCCGAAAAATGGGGGTTCCTTATTGTATTATCAAAGGTAAAGCCAGACTGGGTCGCTTAGTTCACAGAAAGACCTGCACAAGCATTGCCTTCACACAGGTTAATCCTGAAGATAAGGGAGCCCTGGCTAAGCTGGTAGAAGCCATCAAAACCAATTACAATGACAGATATGATGAGATCCGTCGTCACTGGGGTGGCAATGTTCTGGGTCCAAAATCGGTGGCTCGTATTGCCAAGCTGGAAAAGGCAAAAGCTAAGGAACTTGCAACCAAATTGGGTTAAATGTATATTTGATTTTTccctacataaaaataaaaatttaaacaaaaaaaaaaaagaatttgtttcaGCAGTTTGCTTCATCCACTATTAAAAATTACTGTTAAACCAATTAAAACCATCTCATAATTATGCTGATGATCAATGTTAAACACAGCAATACAACATACAAATGTACTGTACACACAATGAAACTGAcaacccagaaaaaaaaacccaaaataagatATTGTTTAACcatatgtgttggtaagcaaaatgggctcctcagcacttagttcaaccaagtacccttgaatagtttggcttttgttccctttgagtaattcagtgtatttcattgagccttactaggtgctaagccccaggcccaaacccctattaggtgtaaaaccttagtgggtgtggattggcaactaaggtggggcccaaggtagggctaactccagggagggcctactttacatgtctgggacagcagaggctcttagaccacatgggtttcatgtgggtgagtcgcatgtgtgactcacccctgacgctgaaaaagatataaaaccaggggttggcctcctcttccttggagctcttccccacagccatggtggcgcgtgtgactctgggccagcccttattctgagctcccgggctgaacctagatgttggtaactatgaattgtattgggtccgtctgttgatgtttgtaatttgtttgtaatttgctctgaagttcagggtgctggatttttcacctgaactaagtgaatgatatttgtgtgctgaattaaagtaagctcgccaaccccttcaccttgctttccttagttaagcagatcaaaagaacctgtgctgttggcagctttccgggtgccggctgttggtggatcttacacccccacaacagctgctagccggattgttgaaacaccatatAGTCAATAGATCAGAAGACATCCCTGAAGACCATGCGGTGGATGGGTGAGTGTCAGACAGGAGAGAGAGTTCAAGAGCGGCAGTAgtgaactcttgtgaaaatacaGAATCTGCACATAGATAACTTGACATGTTAACGTGTAGAATAAATGAGATAGGGGCTGGATTCCAAAAAGTAGAATCAAGAATTCACTGGGAAACATTCCTTATGAGAAGCGAGAATCCCACTAAG
It encodes the following:
- the LOC118847508 gene encoding 60S ribosomal protein L7a, encoding MPKGKKAKGKKVAPAPAVVKKQEAKKVVNPLFEKRPKNFGIGQDIQPKRDLTRFVKWPRYIRLQRQRSILYKRLKVPPAINQFTQALDRQTATQLLKLAHKYRPETKQDKKQRLLARAEQKAAGKGDVPTKRPPVLRAGVNTVTTLVENKKAQLVVIAHDVDPIELVVFLPALCRKMGVPYCIIKGKARLGRLVHRKTCTSIAFTQVNPEDKGALAKLVEAIKTNYNDRYDEIRRHWGGNVLGPKSVARIAKLEKAKAKELATKLG